Below is a window of Fragaria vesca subsp. vesca unplaced genomic scaffold, FraVesHawaii_1.0 scf0512928, whole genome shotgun sequence DNA.
gGACACCACATTCTCAGTTTTCAAATGTACGTAGTGTAtgttcaaaaacaacaaaaagcaaTACATTGTTTGAATGTATAACCACCTACTTTAAATAATGGAATGATGACGGATAGAATTATACTGACCTTTTTAAAGTGAAACTTGTGAAGGCCTTCTTCTGGTACCCCAACTTGTTATTTAAACCTTTTAGTAGCTTCGAATATGACTGCCAATGAACATGCATATGCAAAGTTTCAACTGATGAACTGGCTatgaaaatccaaagataTCAAAGAAATGGAGAATTTGATAATGTAAACCTGTATTTGTCACATCGGTTCCTATAAACACAATGCTTTTCTGTATTTGATAATAATTATTGCTCTTGGTTCTGCTGTAGTGCATCAGTATATAACAACTCTTTGCAATCAGCCCTGTGTTTGGGATGATATTTTTCCCAGTTGTCCTGCATTAATTAACGTACTCAGATGGGAGTCGTCCTCATCATCtctgaaaatgagaaagttTTCACAAAAGGAATAAACCATACCACCAAGTCCTTCTCCTCATCAGAATCaacttgatcatcatcatcagaaggTTCACTGGTGCGGTTCTCTGCACGGATTAGCTTCATACAAACTTTTTCATTGGGAGGCACTataaggtggaccccgcagctTTTAAAGCGGTCGGTTTTGTGTCTCTCTAGAAGAAGAACGACTCGACAGGTAAAGGGTGGCAGGGGACGCATATAACCACGTGGCCACAATTCAGTGAATGGAATGTAGCGCACCCATACATGATCCGACTCTCTTGAACCAACATAATATGCTTCTCCACGAGAATGCAAAACCCTCATTTCATTGATGTGAATCATCAACTCAAAACAACAACGATGTTGTCTATCAACAGCAACATAGAGAGCCAATCCTGTGTTGTTGTCCCATTTGAAATTTGGGAGTGCTACaatccaaaactcaaaccGTCGATGCCTCATGAAATCCATTTGACAACTGAACCATTTTGGAATCTTGCATCTTGGAACTGTAAATCTGATTGTGAATCTAGATAGCTGAGAAGATATGAGTCGAGAGAAGAGACCATCATCTTCCTTGCTTGCCACCATCTCAGCCAATAAATTTTGATAGAGTCTCCAGCAATTAGTCAAGTCCATCTCCTTGATCATTTGTGATTCTTTACGCTCCAAAATTTTTGACAGCTTCGAAATTCTTTCCAACGATACGCAATCGCTCGCATCCAACTTTGTAATCAGTGGTGGAAGCTCGGGAATTTCCACGAGCCTCGTGCAGCCTCTCAAAGTGAGTATTGACAAGTTGGCAAATTCCTTGATGCATCCATTCGGGAAGAGTAACAAAGAGCCATCCGGATAAATTAAGATCAACTAAAGTGGACcccaaaaaatcaattttagaTGAATGACATCCTGGTAAATAGTCACCCCTATCATGTGAGCCACCTTAGTTGGG
It encodes the following:
- the LOC101297106 gene encoding uncharacterized protein LOC101297106, with the translated sequence MVASKEDDGLFSRLISSQLSRFTIRFTVPRCKIPKWFSCQMDFMRHRRFEFWIVALPNFKWDNNTGLALYVAVDRQHRCCFELMIHINEMRVLHSRGEAYYVGSRESDHVWVRYIPFTELWPRGYMRPLPPFTCRVVLLLERHKTDRFKSCGVHLIVPPNEKVCMKLIRAENRTSEPSDDDDQVDSDEEKDLVDNWEKYHPKHRADCKELLYTDALQQNQEQ